In Flavobacterium sp. 83, the genomic window GACCGAATTCAGTTTTCGAATGTAGACATCACTTATCGCTGTTCTGGTTGAAGTTGTCAATAAATCCTTAAGCGACAAACGTCCTTTCAATCGATCTTCATCATCCACGACATAAATAGAATGCACCCGAGAGATATTTTCGGCTTGAATTCGCATTTCTTTTACACACGTTAATACATTCCAATTTTCATTGACTTTAACCAACTCTTTGTGCATAATTCCCCCGGCTGTATCCTCATCATAACGCAATAAATCAACAATATCCTTGGCATGCTCAACATCTATTAATTCTGATATTACCTCAGCCTTAATTTCTTGCGAAAGTTCAGCAATAATATCAGCGGCATCATTGGTCTCTAATTCATCTAATTCTTCGGCGATCTCTTTTGGCGAAAGCCTGCTTAATATATTCTCCCGCAAATCATCTTCTAATTCAAGAAGAATCTCTGCCGTTTTTTCACTGTCTAATACTTTAAAAATGTAGGTTGCTTCGGCAAAATCAAGCTCATCAAGAATCTCGGCAATATCAGCATGGTGCATGTCGTTAAGTAAGGCTTCCAGTTCCTTATCATTTTTATTAACAATGTGTTGCTCTAATTCATGAATTAGCGCTTTGCTGATTTTAAACTCCATCGGCTTCTATTTTTTGAGTAAGTTCTATGAACTGTTCTACACTTAATTGCTCAGGTCGAAGATCAAAAACTTTGTCTTCTCTTAAACTATCGGACAAATTTAAGGTTTTTAAACTGTTTCGCAAGGTCTTTCTGCGTTGTTGAAAAGCAGTTTTAACCACAGTGAAAAATAATTTTTCACCGCAAGGCAAACTGTAATCTTTCTTTCTGCGCAAACGCAACACACCCGATTTTACTTTTGGTGGCGGAATAAATACATTTTCATCGACTGTAAATAGATATTCGGCATCATAAAAAGCTTGTGCCAAAACGGACAAAATCCCATAGGCTTTGGTTCCCTTTTTTTCACAAATACGCTGTGCCACTTCTTTCTGGAACATTCCCGCAAATTCAGGAATCTGATCGCGATATTCTAATGTTCTAAAAACAATTTGAGTCGAAATATTATATGGAAAATTCCCAATAATAGCGAATTGCTTTCCTTCAAAAATTTCATTGACATTGTATTTCAAGAAATCTTTAGAAATGATTTTATCTTTTAATTTCGGATAATTTTCGTCTAAATATGTAACTGATTCGGTATCGATTTCTATCACATACGTATTGATTGGCTTTTCC contains:
- the rsmA gene encoding 16S rRNA (adenine(1518)-N(6)/adenine(1519)-N(6))-dimethyltransferase RsmA; translation: MEKVTAKKHLGQHFLKDESIAKDIADTLNLEGYDDVLEIGPGMGVLTKYLLEKPINTYVIEIDTESVTYLDENYPKLKDKIISKDFLKYNVNEIFEGKQFAIIGNFPYNISTQIVFRTLEYRDQIPEFAGMFQKEVAQRICEKKGTKAYGILSVLAQAFYDAEYLFTVDENVFIPPPKVKSGVLRLRRKKDYSLPCGEKLFFTVVKTAFQQRRKTLRNSLKTLNLSDSLREDKVFDLRPEQLSVEQFIELTQKIEADGV